A section of the Candidatus Atribacteria bacterium ADurb.Bin276 genome encodes:
- a CDS encoding hypothetical protein (Transcription termination/antitermination protein NusA), protein MNKDLFFAIEQIERAKGISRETLKQAIEAALLSAYKKNFKGPHKAVEVILDPNTGEVKVYTHKLVNPENGETLDIDEYEVLSNQNPNRVGPGEIVQVEITPKDFGRIAAQTAKQVIMQRIREAERSLVYDEFLERAEDIVTGVINRKEGKNIIIDLEKIESLLPPNEQIPSENYRIGARMKFYIIEVKKTSRGPRIVLSRSHPGLVKRLFELEVPEVHDGFVTIKAIAREPGARTKIAVESRDAKVDPVGSCIGNKGARVKHITDELRGEKIDIIRWSNDPKVFISDALSPAHVTLVELDSDSNTARVYVPDDQLSLAIGKEGQNARLSARLTGWRIDIKSDQEIKEVPSH, encoded by the coding sequence ATGAATAAAGATCTTTTTTTTGCAATCGAGCAAATTGAAAGAGCAAAGGGGATTTCGCGTGAGACCCTAAAACAAGCTATAGAAGCGGCTCTTCTTTCTGCATACAAGAAAAATTTTAAGGGCCCCCATAAAGCAGTGGAAGTTATTCTTGATCCAAATACTGGAGAAGTTAAAGTATACACCCACAAATTAGTCAACCCTGAAAATGGTGAAACGCTTGATATCGACGAATATGAAGTTCTATCCAACCAAAACCCAAATCGAGTTGGACCGGGAGAAATAGTTCAGGTTGAAATTACACCCAAAGATTTTGGGAGGATTGCAGCCCAAACTGCCAAACAGGTAATTATGCAACGCATTCGAGAAGCTGAGAGAAGTTTGGTATATGATGAATTTTTAGAAAGGGCAGAGGACATCGTTACTGGCGTCATTAACCGTAAAGAAGGGAAAAATATCATCATCGATCTGGAAAAAATTGAATCTCTTCTTCCGCCTAATGAACAGATACCATCGGAAAATTATCGGATTGGAGCCCGGATGAAATTTTATATAATTGAAGTGAAAAAAACCAGCCGGGGTCCCCGTATTGTTCTCTCTCGATCCCATCCAGGCTTAGTAAAAAGATTATTTGAATTGGAAGTTCCGGAAGTTCATGATGGTTTTGTCACCATCAAAGCTATCGCCCGGGAACCGGGAGCCCGAACTAAAATTGCTGTCGAAAGCCGGGATGCCAAGGTCGATCCGGTTGGTTCTTGCATTGGAAATAAAGGAGCAAGGGTTAAACATATAACCGATGAACTCCGGGGTGAAAAAATTGATATTATCCGTTGGAGCAACGATCCAAAGGTATTTATTTCAGATGCCTTGAGTCCGGCTCATGTCACCTTGGTCGAACTTGATTCTGATTCTAATACAGCCCGGGTTTATGTTCCCGATGATCAACTTTCACTCGCCATTGGGAAAGAAGGGCAGAATGCTAGACTTTCTGCCCGTTTGACCGGTTGGAGAATCGATATAAAAAGTGATCAGGAAATAAAAGAGGTGCCAAGTCATTGA
- the infB gene encoding Translation initiation factor IF-2, whose translation MAKIRIYKVAEQLGMPTHEVMDILKALGSDVKNHMSSIDEEYIELLQEEREYQKKEEEKKRKRKERTIQLKESPLLKDIARLLDMNWEDIVIKLADWNVIFDSKKPLPPLVVERLAREKNWEITWEDSLREKTIEALQGSLQIRPPIVTVLGHVDHGKTTLLDAIRRSKVAESEYGGITQKIGAYQIEVNNKKITFVDTPGHEAFTAMRARGAQVTDIAILVVAADDGVMPQTVEALQHAKAADVSIIVAINKIDKSGANPDRIKQQLSDHGLVPEEWGGDTIFVNISALQKKGINDLLEMILLQAEILELKARYQGYATGTIIESRLDRGKGPVATVIIKEGILKIGDFFVAGATWGKVRSLFSVNGKSIKEAVPSLPVEIVGFSELPPAGTQFMVLEDEKIARLIANQKQLKEREKSLKGSSAQITSLEELLSPEEGKKRELNIILKADFQGSLDAIEKVLSQIGSDEVSVQVLSKGVGNINEADVVLAAASNGIVIGFDVKLPSEVSKAAKREGVDVRLYRIIYDVIDDLQNAIKGMAAPKQYLENIGKAEVRAVFKIPKTGVISGSYVTSGKIERNAFVRVIRKGEVLEESAKIVSLKRFKEDVKEVSMGYECGIGLDRFEDFEEGDILEAYVIREE comes from the coding sequence ATGGCAAAAATTAGAATATATAAAGTGGCAGAACAGCTTGGTATGCCAACTCATGAAGTGATGGATATATTAAAAGCTTTAGGATCTGATGTAAAAAACCATATGAGTAGTATTGATGAAGAGTATATTGAGCTTTTACAGGAAGAAAGGGAGTATCAGAAAAAAGAAGAAGAAAAAAAACGAAAAAGAAAAGAGCGAACCATCCAACTCAAAGAATCCCCACTTTTGAAAGATATCGCTCGTCTTCTTGATATGAATTGGGAAGATATTGTAATTAAATTAGCCGATTGGAATGTGATTTTTGATTCAAAAAAACCTCTTCCACCATTAGTGGTTGAACGTTTAGCCCGTGAGAAAAACTGGGAAATCACCTGGGAAGATAGTTTACGAGAAAAAACTATTGAAGCTCTTCAAGGTAGTTTACAGATTCGCCCTCCGATTGTAACCGTTTTAGGTCATGTCGATCATGGAAAAACCACTTTATTAGATGCAATTCGTCGTTCTAAGGTTGCTGAATCTGAATATGGTGGGATCACTCAAAAAATCGGAGCCTATCAAATCGAAGTCAACAATAAAAAGATTACTTTTGTTGATACACCTGGCCATGAAGCTTTTACGGCAATGAGGGCTCGGGGAGCTCAAGTCACTGATATTGCCATTTTGGTAGTAGCTGCTGATGATGGTGTAATGCCTCAAACCGTTGAAGCTCTCCAGCACGCTAAAGCTGCCGATGTATCTATTATTGTTGCCATTAACAAGATCGATAAATCCGGTGCAAATCCTGATCGCATTAAGCAACAACTCTCTGATCATGGGCTGGTTCCCGAAGAATGGGGAGGAGATACAATTTTCGTGAATATATCAGCTCTTCAGAAAAAGGGGATTAATGACCTTTTAGAAATGATTTTACTGCAAGCCGAAATCTTGGAGCTCAAAGCACGGTATCAAGGTTATGCCACCGGAACTATTATTGAATCCCGATTAGATCGAGGAAAGGGACCGGTTGCTACGGTTATTATTAAAGAAGGAATCCTCAAGATTGGTGATTTTTTTGTTGCCGGCGCCACCTGGGGGAAAGTACGTTCTCTCTTTTCAGTAAATGGTAAATCCATTAAAGAGGCCGTTCCTTCTTTGCCAGTTGAAATTGTTGGTTTTTCTGAGTTACCTCCAGCTGGAACTCAATTCATGGTTTTGGAAGATGAAAAAATTGCTCGCCTCATAGCAAATCAAAAACAACTGAAGGAGCGGGAAAAATCTTTAAAAGGATCAAGTGCTCAGATTACCTCTCTCGAAGAGCTTCTTTCACCAGAAGAAGGAAAAAAGCGCGAGTTGAATATTATCCTCAAAGCTGATTTTCAAGGATCTCTTGATGCTATCGAAAAAGTTCTTTCCCAAATCGGGAGCGATGAAGTCAGTGTTCAGGTCCTCTCCAAGGGAGTTGGCAACATCAACGAAGCCGATGTCGTTTTAGCTGCAGCTTCGAATGGAATTGTTATTGGTTTTGATGTTAAACTTCCCTCTGAGGTATCAAAAGCTGCCAAAAGGGAAGGAGTAGATGTCCGTCTTTATCGTATTATTTATGATGTAATTGACGATTTACAAAATGCCATTAAGGGAATGGCAGCGCCTAAGCAATATCTGGAAAATATTGGGAAAGCCGAAGTAAGAGCGGTTTTTAAAATACCAAAAACTGGAGTGATATCTGGTTCGTATGTCACCTCGGGTAAAATTGAGAGAAATGCCTTTGTACGAGTAATTCGAAAAGGAGAAGTGCTTGAAGAATCAGCAAAAATTGTCTCCTTAAAAAGGTTTAAAGAGGATGTCAAAGAAGTCTCTATGGGATATGAATGTGGAATTGGACTTGATCGCTTTGAAGATTTTGAAGAGGGAGATATTTTAGAAGCTTATGTCATACGAGAAGAATAA